The Sulfitobacter sp. SK011 genome contains the following window.
ACGGATGCCTTTGATTGTTGCGCCGGTGGAGACAAACTAGGGTAGAGGGCAGGCCGATCCAATTCCAAGGTCTGCCGGCACGGCGAAACAGGGCGCTCAGCCTCATTTGAGTATATGATGCTTGCGGTTGGGGTCCGACCCAACGTCCGTCAGGTCATCACAGGAAGGTTGGCGATTCGTGGGGGGACGCTGGCAAGACGGGGATGCTGGTGGTCAGCTCTGATCACTCAGGTGACACGTCAAACCACAGACCTTCAATATTGACACAGGCAGGTTCGCCGCAATGGAACAGATAATAGGTGAACCCATTCTGCGGCTTTCTGGCGATATAGCCCCGCCCGACAAGTGATTCAGCATAAGCTGTGGATGTGCCGCTTGTGTGTCGGGGCAGCTTAAGGGTCTGCACTGGCGACACCAAGACATCACTGATCGGAAGCTGCCGATCAAGTGATGCCCTCGGGATCACAATCGGGTTTGATTTTGGATGCAGGGACAGGAACTTGGCATCAAGCTGGATTTTGTCAATCCACTGTACTTTCAGGTACTTACCAGACTGCGTTCTCACAGGGTCGCGAAGACGCAGCGCTTCGATCGGTAGGTTTCCGAAAGAGGTTGCTACCCGTGCTTTTCCGCCAAAGCCCGGCAATGTCCAGGATCGGGTGTC
Protein-coding sequences here:
- a CDS encoding Hint domain-containing protein — encoded protein: MLQPFDDEQLLENIRLKLGPDVVAPRPQRPAPDTRSWTLPGFGGKARVATSFGNLPIEALRLRDPVRTQSGKYLKVQWIDKIQLDAKFLSLHPKSNPIVIPRASLDRQLPISDVLVSPVQTLKLPRHTSGTSTAYAESLVGRGYIARKPQNGFTYYLFHCGEPACVNIEGLWFDVSPE